The Flavobacterium marginilacus genome window below encodes:
- a CDS encoding heavy-metal-associated domain-containing protein has product MKTENNSLQFKTNINCDGCIAKVTPFLNDAKGIFQWEVDTENKDKILTIKTDGITKEEIIEKVQEAGFKIESLN; this is encoded by the coding sequence ATGAAAACAGAAAATAACAGCTTACAATTTAAAACGAACATCAACTGCGATGGCTGTATTGCCAAAGTAACACCTTTTCTTAATGATGCCAAAGGCATTTTCCAATGGGAAGTGGATACAGAAAACAAAGACAAAATTCTCACCATAAAAACCGATGGAATTACCAAAGAAGAAATAATAGAAAAAGTACAGGAAGCAGGATTTAAAATTGAATCGTTAAACTAA